In Streptomyces violaceusniger Tu 4113, one DNA window encodes the following:
- a CDS encoding cytochrome c oxidase assembly protein, with protein sequence MDHGGHGMTMDLPPFTLARGLEFGGDPFFLVGCVLALGLYGWGVGRLWRRGDAWPVGRLVSFVLGVLTIAVAMCTKLNDYGMVMFSVHMVQHMIISMVSPILLLLGAPVTLTLRALPAVGRGRKGPRELLVALLHSRYMRIISHPAFTIPLFIASLYALYFTSLFDFLMGSKAGHITMMVHFLAVGLVFFWPIMGVDPGPHRPGYVMRMLELFAGMPFHAFFGIALMMASEPMVGVYEHPPASLGIDALSDQTWAGGIAWAFSEVPSVIVLVALVYQWYKSEQRQARRLDRTADRDGDQELAAYNAYLASLQSRSR encoded by the coding sequence ATGGATCACGGCGGGCACGGCATGACCATGGATCTGCCGCCGTTCACCCTCGCTCGCGGGTTGGAGTTCGGTGGCGATCCGTTCTTCCTGGTCGGCTGTGTGCTGGCGCTCGGGCTGTACGGGTGGGGCGTCGGGCGGCTGTGGCGGCGCGGTGACGCCTGGCCGGTGGGGCGCCTGGTCTCGTTCGTGCTCGGGGTGCTGACCATCGCGGTCGCGATGTGCACCAAGCTGAACGACTACGGCATGGTCATGTTCAGCGTCCATATGGTGCAGCACATGATCATCAGCATGGTGTCGCCGATCCTGCTGCTGCTGGGCGCGCCGGTCACGCTGACCCTGCGGGCCCTCCCGGCGGTCGGGCGCGGCCGCAAGGGGCCCCGGGAGCTGCTGGTCGCGCTGTTGCACAGCCGCTATATGCGGATCATCAGCCACCCGGCGTTCACGATCCCGCTGTTCATCGCGAGCCTGTACGCGCTGTACTTCACCTCGCTCTTCGACTTCCTGATGGGGAGCAAGGCCGGGCATATCACGATGATGGTCCACTTCCTCGCGGTGGGCCTGGTCTTCTTCTGGCCGATCATGGGCGTGGACCCGGGCCCGCACCGGCCCGGCTATGTGATGCGGATGCTGGAGCTGTTCGCGGGCATGCCGTTCCACGCGTTCTTCGGCATCGCGCTGATGATGGCGTCCGAGCCCATGGTCGGCGTGTACGAGCATCCGCCCGCCTCGCTGGGCATCGACGCGCTGTCGGACCAGACCTGGGCGGGCGGGATCGCCTGGGCCTTCAGCGAGGTCCCGTCGGTGATCGTCCTGGTGGCGCTGGTCTATCAGTGGTACAAGTCCGAGCAGCGCCAGGCGCGGCGCCTCGACCGCACCGCGGACCGGGACGGCGACCAGGAGCTCGCGGCGTACAACGCCTATCTGGCCTCGCTCCAGTCCCGGAGCCGCTGA